The Apium graveolens cultivar Ventura chromosome 11, ASM990537v1, whole genome shotgun sequence genome has a window encoding:
- the LOC141697956 gene encoding separase isoform X3 translates to MEASSLLSKLESSPDLENIHTLISNYLLPFTSTLTKKPPNSTKTLTDNTRALAKQFLPFLNRALSLIPKRLLSQSPKLNLKFADKLFDSYILCLNCLDSLSSQLSGKPYSVHLQRVRLVHCYLFWERYRDADSEGVSLLRSLWKLGGDGSRNEYVPDLKGEYGEDHEFAWLVVEIVVSLVKCVAMSRSKVESEFQRLLVMINEVMPWFRVLDANAYEKLHRVHVSYMSKCASLLVDDLNNFDDKLAHTFCLATFGELEKSSPKDQFLKFALRICYSLFSQQNNQSSVVAILACVLDSAASACKAGTHTTSMELLELVSYCANKSLHASSNINSTVAEKLQNIADGICLASSSPIDLLPSLYATGLFISNFCGQTMAKGSTSTRTDKNSSIYGFLLYNEHRLQNLTVFFQSLKSHYSSTKRISLHQMHSLTEHENTDLISYFSALKFLCKPLAEFVNFERETILSDIEDATSAARLNFIQDALHQYLDIFILCQRVSEKKRGAHDDNNKTTLSAAVATIVLSIRTKQRIKESATFIKNAISSDWIQSHGLKFLFASLYNVGVVLYKNNEMKEALLSLKLCYRASWTRLLTHCKMFVDKSIEFCGDLSEDSIVDLLAEACTRSAFVLDVLYRSDYNKVNKLITYSLEKWAAAQNIFDRLANPTTLLKQWVKIQCKISKVGDGENNAKTLYSLLSCSVQMSKRALGILLEQELLLYEELNPLNPTFCHRMRLDITDILLKEVYVTNTIQRSRVLIAKGREIRACGVERLDDCIECLSESISVMSKTNCNADCDSICSFYLANAYCLRALCTQEAEPDRKVLLLKRSLEDIDAAIKLWMNIDFPRLSGQIDMVFEKLLFLLYHVYDLLSLKGYIKFHSNIYEIMIRLFKWRSVPIKKLLAILWECRRLGHALCASPVNETFITTLLNYCDAANTMEFWLSCLKESQSLEVGFKQNFFYMFADFSLGSHHHGSSQSEITIGGIKQAVSNLLSSVPLPSGSASVAAFMYYDLGERLISNGQFIEALSYAKEAYQIRSKLFRETFMYNIDQQNGQTMQEHYYSLKNLVIFSSAATAAWFSECVSRDFESHVVTPWNVLQCYLESILQVGYIHEIVGNGSDAKTLLLWGKEISIFQDLPIFIISFSSVLGKLYCKEQMWDLAELELQKAQHLLEKLDSRSPFYCCKCKLVLEVTIDQQLGDLSRSRCDSNIDDLSVNRLLYAEKRYRVALKKLKNSEWKNSVSNPEEATISGTSSSSSSQSDYSETKIAFECCSMEETKGVQGITSKSRKVAKILPQGKCLTRQQNRMMTRSRRKNIECDQEVASENKIIFPSSDAVDNNTKIANFGNNDSIICKEIKCWYCLPHDVRESRCLINYIHMKWELVRRRLLVRVLTSIGKCLVIQDERQKGHEIFSECISVLVARNQFSPTYNAAPFSLKLDLIGSDIPGDVLAVERATVLYNLCWFILKYYRSKGTSAGSDFSGITIARVMSWLKLAFLICREVPVLFRKVSRLLAVLYICSSVEILSLSSSHSDAVTASQWGSYFHQASLGTHFNQQLYSEKARKQKGESFSGIKGCLSTLSLLGQETENSLRHAPDLLLREFVSNFYQSLPPAAIICVSLLGVAYASLLRELFSSHASVQAWILLSRLNSDSQPVFLLLPADSILGGDDETSSQGFLHENTDSVKRWRCPWGSTVVDDVAPVFKLILEQNYLSSSTFPLEDTKMIRSLWWTQRKKLDQRLRYFLRDIEEKWFGPWKFLLCSDWSDCKHLKLATNKLAEDLKVKCNVDLHESLLRVILAGGQHACESTRCVPELILNKGCHVDGVECNIDEMSMALKLILETIHGLEDICVTREPIILVLDHEIQMLPWESLPILRNQEVYRMPSVCSIFASLDRHDHEKLGTGSIIFPSIDPLDAYYLLNPSGDLPSTEVQFDKWFKDQNLEGKTGITPTIEELTVALQSHELFIYFGHGSGAQYIPNHEVQKLRTCAATLLMGCSSGSLSLSGSYSPKGAPLCYLLAGSPVIVANLWEVTDKDIDRFGKAMLDAWLRERSTEVASCAQCDAITDELKSLSIHEAKGKEKKKSSRNFLPETCDVGKCNPSCRHRPKLGTFMSQAREACTLPFLIGASPVCYGVPTGIKKKVIL, encoded by the exons ATGGAAGCTTCTAGTCTACTCTCGAAGCTCGAATCGTCTCCTGATCTCGAAAACATCCATACTCTCATCTCCAATTATCTCCTCCCATTTACCTCTACTCTAACtaaaaaacccccaaattcaacTAAAACCCTAACTGACAATACTCGTGCTCTCGCGAAACAATTCCTGCCTTTCCTGAACCGCGCTCTCTCGTTAATCCCTAAACGCCTGCTCTCCCAATCTCCGAAGCTTAATTTAAAATTTGCGGATAAATTGTTTGATAGTTACATTCTCTGTCTTAATTGCCTTGACTCGTTGTCGAGTCAGTTGTCAGGGAAGCCGTATTCTGTGCATTTACAGAGAGTTAGGTTGGTGCATTGTTATTTGTTTTGGGAGAGGTATAGGGATGCGGACAGTGAAGGAGTTTCGTTGCTACGGTCGCTTTGGAAGCTTGGCGGTGATGGTAGTAGGAATGAGTATGTTCCGGATTTAAAGGGAGAGTATGGAGAGGATCATGAGTTTGCGTGGTTGGTTGTGGAAATTGTTGTGTCACTTGTGAAATGTGTGGCGATGAGTCGAAGTAAAGTTGAAAGTGAGTTTCAGAGGCTTCTTGTCATGATTAATGAGGTTATGCCTTGGTTTAG GGTTCTAGATGCAAATGCATATGAGAAATTGCATAGGGTGCACGTGTCATATATGAGTAAATGTGCTTCTCTTTTGGTTGACGACCTAAACAATTTTGATGATAAATTGGCGCACACTTTTTGCTTGGCAACTTTTGGTGAGCTTGAAAAGTCATCACCCAAGGATCAGTTTCTGAAG TTTGCACTCAGGATATGTTACTCCCTGTTTTCACAGCAAAACAACCAGTCCTCTGTAGTTGCCATTTTAGCATGTGTGCTGGATTCTGCGGCCAGTGCGTGCAAG GCTGGGACCCACACTACTAGTATGGAACTCCTGGAACTCGTCAGTTACTGCGCTAACAAATCTCTACATGCCAGTTCAAATATAAATTCTACTGTTGCAGAGAAATTACAGAATATAGCTGATGGCATTTGTTTG GCTTCTTCATCACCAATCGATTTGCTGCCGAGTCTATATGCTACAGGGTTGTTTATAAGCAACTTTTGTGGTCAAACAATGGCAAAGGGATCCACAAGCACTAGAACGGACAAAAATTCATCTATATATGGATTTTTGCTTTATAATGAGCATAGACTCCAGAATCTAACCGTTTTTTTTCAATCACTGAAAAGTCACTACAGTAGTACTAAAAGAATCAGCTTGCATCAAATGCATTCACTTACGGAACATGAAAACACAGATTTGATTTCCTACTTTAGTGCCCTGAAGTTCTTGTGCAAGCCTCTTGCTGAGTTTGTAAATTTTGAAAGGGAAACTATACTTTCAGACATAGAAGATGCAACATCTGCTGCAAGGCTGAATTTTATTCAAGATGCACTCCATCAATATCTTGATATTTTTATTCTTTGTCAAAG GGTGTCAGAAAAGAAAAGAGGGGCACATGATGACAACAATAAAACAACTCTTAGTGCAGCTGTGGCTACTATTGTCCTCTCAATTAGGACAAAGCAAAGGATCAAG GAGAGTGCGACTTTTATCAAGAATGCAATTTCATCTGATTGGATCCAGTCCCATGGGCTGAAGTTCCTTTTTGCTTCTCTTTATAATGTTGGTGTTGTTCTCTACAAAAATAATGAAATGAAAGAG GCTTTATTATCATTGAAGCTGTGTTATAGAGCTTCATGGACGCGACTTTTAACCCATTGCAAGATGTTTGTAGACAAATCGATTGAGTTCTGTGGCgatctgtcagaggattcaatTGTTGATCTTCTTGCTGAGGCGTGTACAAGGAGTGCATTTGTTTTAGATGTACTTTATCGAAGCGACTATAATAAAGTGAATAAGCTCATTACCTACAGTCTCGAAAAATGGGCTGCTGCTCAAAACATTTTTGACAGACTAGCGAATCCTACAACTTTGCTAAAGCAGTGGGTAAAG ATACAATGCAAAATTTCTAAAGTTGGTGATGGAGAGAACAATGCTAAAACATTATATTCTCTCCTGTCATGTTCCGTCCAAATGTCGAAAAGGGCGCTTGGTATCTTACTGGAGCAG GAACTTCTTTTGTATGAAGAATTGAATCCGTTGAACCCAACATTTTGCCACAGAATGCGGTTGGATATTACTGATATTCTTCTAAAAGAGGTGTATGTTACAAACACAATACAGAGATCCCGAGTTCTCATTGCAAAAGGAAGGGAGATAAGAGCATGTGGAGTTGAAAGACTTGATGACTGTATAGAATGTTTGTCGGAATCTATTTCTGTAATG AGTAAAACAAATTGTAACGCTGATTGCGACAGTATTTGCTCCTTCTACTTGGCGAATGCTTATTGCTTGCGTGCACTGTGTACTCAAGAGGCTGAACCTGACAGAAAAGTGTTATTGCTGAAAAG ATCTTTAGAAGACATAGATGCTGCAATTAAGCTGTGGATGAACATAGATTTCCCCCGTCTGTCTGGGCAGATAGATATGGTTTTTGAGAAGTTACTGTTCTTGTTGTACCATGTATATGACTTGTTATCACTGAAG GGCTACATTAAATTTCATTCCAATATATATGAGATAATGATTAGATTATTCAAATGGAGGAGTGTGCCTATAAAGAAGCTTCTAGCTATACTATGGGAATGCAGAAGGCTAGGCCATGCTCTTTGTGCTTCACCTGTAAATGAAACATTCATTACGACCTTGTTAAACTATTGTGATGCCGCAAACACCATGGAATTCTGGCTGAGTTGCCTAAAAGAATCACAGTCATTAGAAGTTGGTTTTAAGCAGAACTTCTTTTATATGTTTGCTGATTTCTCACTGGGTTCACATCATCATGGAAGTTCTCAATCAGAAATCACCATCGGTGGAATCAAGCAGGCCGTGTCTAATCTCCTTTCAAGT GTTCCTCTTCCCAGTGGTTCAGCTTCTGTTGCTGCATTTATGTACTATGATTTGGGGGAGAGGTTGATATCTAATGGGCAATTCATTGAG GCTCTTTCATATGCCAAAGAAGCATACCAGATACGCAGTAAACTTTTCCGAGAAACATTTATGTACAACATAGATCAGCAAAACGGACAAACGATGCAAGAGCATTATTACAGTCTCAAGAATTTAGTCATATTTTCTTCTGCAGCTACGGCAGCTTGGTTTTCTGAATGTGTTTCACGAGACTTTGAAAGCCATGTTGTTACTCCGTGGAATGTACTGCAATGTTATCTTGAAAGCATTTTGCAG GTTGGATACATCCACGAAATTGTTGGAAATGGATCAGATGCGAAAACGCTTTTACTGTGGGGCAAAGAAATATCCATTTTTCAGGATTTGCCAATATTTATTATTTCATTCTCTTCTGTTTTAG GAAAACTATATTGCAAGGAACAGATGTGGGATTTGGCTGAATTGGAACTACAGAAGGCCCAGCACTTGCTGGAAAAATTGGACAGCCGGAGCCCCTTTTACTGCTGCAAGTGTAAATTAGTCTTGGAAGTTACAATTGACCAGCAACTTGGAGATTTGTCTAGAAGCCGCTGTGATTCTAATATAGACGACTTATCTGTTAATAGGTTATTATATGCAGAGAAAAGGTATAGAGTAGCACTTAAGAAGCTGAAAAATTCAGAATGGAAGAATTCTGTTAGTAATCCCGAGGAAGCAACAATTAGTGGAACCAGTTCTAGCTCTTCATCACAGTCTGATTACTCGGAAACAAAGATAGCCTTCGAGTGCTGTAGTATGGAAGAAACTAAAGGTGTTCAAGGAATTACTAGTAAGTCGAGGAAAGTTGCCAAGATATTACCACAGGGTAAATGTTTGACACGGCAACAAAATCGTATGATGACTAGGTCTCGTAGAAAGAATATTGAATGTGATCAGGAGGTTGCATCAGAAAACAAGATTATATTTCCTTCCTCTGATGCTGTTGACAATAACACAAAAATTGCGAATTTTGGGAACAATGACTCTATTATTTGTAAAGAAATCAAGTGTTGGTACTGTCTGCCACATGATGTTAGAGAATCCAGGTGTTTGATCAATTATATTCACATGAAATGGGAGTTAGTCCGCAGGCGGCTTTTGGTTAGAGTGCTCACCAGCATAG GAAAATGCTTGGTGATTCAGGATGAACGACAGAAAGGACATGAAATTTTCTCCGAATGCATATCCGTTCTAGTCGCTAGGAACCAGTTCTCTCCAACTTACAATGCTGCTCCTTTCAGTTTGAAGCTTGATTTAATTGGATCTGATATTCCTGGAGATGTACTGGCAGTTGAACGTGCAACAGTTCTATACAACCTTTGCTGGTTCATTCTAAAATATTATCGTAGCAAGGGTACAAG TGCTGGTTCTGATTTTTCTGGAATTACAATAGCAAGAGTTATGTCTTGGCTAAAGCTGGCATTTCTAATCTGCCGCGAGGTTCCTGTACTTTTTCGTAAG GTTTCCAGGTTGCTTGCTGTTCTGTATATATGTTCCTCAGTTGAAATATTGTCTCTGTCTTCATCTCATTCCGACGCAGTCACTGCAAGTCAGTGGGGTTCGTACTTTCATCAAGCTTCTCTTGGCACCCACTTCAATCAGCAGTTGTATTCAGAAAAGGCTAGGAAACAGAAAGGCGAAAGTTTTTCAGGAATTAAG GGTTGCCTTTCTACCTTAAGTTTACTTGGTCAAGAAACAGAAAATTCACTCAG ACATGCACCAGATCTACTTCTTAGAGAATTTGTGTCAAATTTCTATCAAAGCCTCCCCCCTGCTGCAATCATCTGCGTTAGCTTGCTTGGAGTTGCTTATGCCAGTTTGCTAAGAGAATTATTTTCTTCCCATGCCTCTGTTCAAGCATGGATACTTCTTTCACGTTTGAATTCAGATAGTCAACCTGTTTTCCTTCTTCTTCCAGCGGATTCGATTCTGGGAG GTGATGATGAAACTTCCAGCCAGGGATTCCTCCACGAAAACACGGATAGTGTCAAAAGATGGCGTTGCCCTTGGGGCTCCACTGTAGTTGATGATGTAGCTCCAGTTTTTAAATTGATACTGGAACAGAATTACTTGTCTTCGTCAACATTTCCCCTAGAAGATACAAAAATGATAAGGTCACTGTGGTGGACACAAAGGAAAAAGCTAGATCAGCGCCTCAGATATTTTCTTAG GGATATAGAAGAAAAATGGTTTGGACCATGGAAATTCTTGTTATGTAGTGACTGGTCAGACTGCAAGCACCTAAAACTAGCAACGAACAAGCTGGCAGAGGATCTTAAAGTGAAATGCAATGTGGATCTACATGAGAGTCTTCTTAGAGTTATCTTGGCGGGCGGTCAACATGCCTGTGAAAGCACAAGATGTGTTCCAGAGTTAATTCTGAATAAGGGATGCCACGTCGATGGTGTGGAATGTAATATTGATGAAATGTCAATGGCGTTGAAACTTATTCTTGAAACAATCCATGGTCTTGAGGACATTTGTGTAACTAGAGAACCGATCATCTTGGTGCTGGATCATGAGATTCAG ATGCTTCCTTGGGAGAGTTTACCAATTTTAAGAAATCAGGAAGTTTACCGCATGCCTTCTGTTTGCAGCATTTTTGCATCCCTTGATCGACATGATCACGAAAAACTCGGAACAGGTTCCATAATCTTTCCATCGATAGATCCCCTAGATGCTTATTATTTGTTAAACCCCAGTGGAGACCTCCCTAGTACTGAAGTTCAGTTCGATAAGTGGTTTAAAGATCAAAATTTGGAG GGGAAAACTGGAATAACACCCACAATCGAAGAACTGACTGTTGCCTTGCAGAGCCACGAACTTTTTATCTACTTCGGTCATGGAAGTG GAGCACAATATATCCCCAATCACGAAGTTCAGAAGCTCAGAACATGTGCTGCTACTCTCTTGATGGGATGCAGTAGTGGATCTTTATCATTGAGTGGGTCTTACAGCCCAAAAGGAGCTCCATTGTGCTACCTTTTAGCTGGGTCTCCTGTTATTGTTGCTAATTTATGGGAAGTAACTGACAAAGATATCGATCGCTTTGGTAAGGCCATGCTTGATGCTTGGTTAAGAGAAAGATCGACGGAAGTAGCTAGTTGTGCTCAATGTGATGCAATTACAGACGAACTAAAATCTTTGAGTATACATGAAGCTaaaggaaaggaaaagaaaaagagttCAAGAAATTTTTTACCTGAAACTTGTGATGTTGGTAAGTGTAATCCTTCTTGTAGACACAGACCAAAGCTTGGAACTTTTATGAGTCAAGCTCGAGAAGCATGCACTTTACCATTTTTGATTGGAGCATCACCAGTATGTTATGGTGTTCCAACAGGCATAAAAAAGAAAGTAATTTTATAG